The stretch of DNA GCAGGCAGGCCTTGCCGGGGATCTGCTTTACTGATGTCGAATCGGTGCTGTGCGCCATGAATTCAGCATTCCCTATGGAAGAGCATAACGGAAAGTTTCTCACCTTGTGGTACGGAGTGTTTCACACAGGACGACGAGAACTGGAGTATGGCGCAGCAGGTCATCCACCTGCCCTGTTGTGGCAACGTACTCGCGGGCCCTGCACAAAGCTCGTTTCCAATCAGATCATGATCGGAGCGGCAGCCGACTTTCCTTATCAGGCAGAACGAGTGCGAGTTCAGCAAGGGGCCAGGCTCTATGTTTACAGCGATGGTGCCTTTGAACTGGATTCACCAGCAGGTGAAAGTCTGGGGATTCAAGGCTTAATCGAAACCATCGAGAAAAATGCCCACCGATCCAGCCAGCGAGTATCAGCCATTCGAGAATCGCTGCAGACCTTCCAGGGATCGGCAGATTTTGTGGATGACTTTTCCATGATTGAACTCTGCTTGTAGCAGTTGATGTTCGCCTCAGCGGATGACAGGCACAGCCATCCTCGCGGGTACTTTTTGGCCACGATTGGGCTGCGCAATCATGGAAAAATCGATCGTTAAAGGTCCCCATTTGGAATAGAGCGGCACTCGTACAACGGGTGTGCCGCTGAATCGCACTATGTGCAGTCGATCTTTGAGTACTGTCGGCAGCCCCAGTGACAGTTGATGAGCGGCCAGTTCTGACTTCGCCTGTCCGGCGATAATGTTGACCATTTCGCCGATCGCATCGATCACCTCTGTGTTGACTTCCCGAATTTTTTCTTCGCGCATCGTGCTGGCAGCAGCAATCGCAAGGTGATTGCTGAGATTCAAAGCGATCGTCCCGACGATACCGCCGCGAATATCGATGACACCGGTCACCCCACTATAGGGTCTGCGAGGAGCCAATCCTGGTTTCCCCAGATCCAGAGGTGATCTGAGCATCTGAGTAAACAGAGATGTGGCAGCGCGTATGATGGGATTAACAAAGCGAACGTCCACGCGAATTCCCCAGAATTTGGCAGGTTGACAGGCCAGAGATAGTCCCATTTGCAGCCGGTTTTGATTTGGACACACGACTGGCATCAGTCCACAGGACTGCCACTCAGTCGAAGTTCAATTCTTCACCAGCCTGTTCAAAACCTACATGACCAAATTCGTCAGGCTGTTTCTGGTTCCAGCGGCACTCACGCTTCGTGGGATTTTCAGGTGTTTCACCTACGTCGAATTTCAATAAAACCAATGGCGAGCTATTCAATTGCCTTCGAGAACTAATAAAGTGCTCATCACGATGGATGCACTCAATTGATGGGGAGTGCGTCAAGACGATATGGTAGAACTACTATTCTGAAGGGAGGTTGAGCGGTGATGCAGCAGCGTAGTTTAGGGGTTTTGACACTGATTCTGGCCTACGGATTTTCCATCGATGGTACATCTACTCGTCTGGCAGTAGCGAACAATGGCCCCTGGCCACTCCCTCAAGTGACTTCACCAGCTGACAATCCCTCGACGCCAGAAAAAATCGAACTGGGTCGACAACTCTTCTTCGACCCCCGGCTTTCGAAAACTCAGGAAGTCTCTTGCGCCAGTTGCCACAATCCGGAAAAAGGGTACAGCGATGGTGAACCCAATTCTCAAGGGATTGGCGGCCAGCGTGGAAATCGGAATTCCCCTTCAATCATTAACAGCGCGTACCACAAGTTTCAGTTCTGGGATGGACGCTCCAAGACTCTTGAAGAGCAAGCCCTGGGGCCCATGCAGAACCCGATTGAAATGGGGATGACACTCGAAGAACTCGTCAAACGTCTTAATGAAGTGCCAGGGTATCGTGCTCAGTTTCAAAAAGTCTTTGGGAGTGATGTCACTGCGGAAAACATGGCTAAAGCGATTGCCGCTTTTGAAAGAACCATTGTTTCGAACAACTCGCCATATGACCGTTTTGTTGCCGGCGAGACGACAAACTGGAACCCGACGCTCGAATTGGGCCGGGCCCTCTTCTTTGGAAAAGCCAATTGCAGTGCCTGCCACAGCGGAGCCAACCTGACTGATAATGCCTTCCACAATATTGGTATTGGCAGCCAGGATGCTGGTCGTGCTGCGATCTCCAAGCTGGAAGCCGATCAGGGGGCCTTCAAAACTCCGACGGTAAGAGAAGTCGCCCGTACTGCTCCTTACATGCATGATGGCAGTCTCAAGACACTCGAAGAAGTGGTGGAGCATTACAATAAAGGGGGCACTCCAAACGATTACCTCGATGAAGAAATCTTCCCCCTCAAGTTGACGGACGCAGAAAAAGCAGCTCTCGTCATCTTCATGCGAGAAGGATTATCCAGCCCGGATCTTCCCATTGTCACCAAGCCCGAACTCCCCCAATAAGTGCCTGACGAGGCAGACAACCTCAACAGGCTCGATACAGCGGTCACTTCTTACGCACCTAACCGCTTTGCTTTCGCCACCATATCGAGTTAGCATCGTCAGTCTGAAAGAGACAATTCGATCAGTCGCCAGACACAATCTGGCTCTGTTCGAGTTGTTGGAACGAAGCAGCAGGCGGTTCACTCGGAAGAATCCGTTCGCATGATGACCGCAAGTTGAATATCTTCGAAATGGAATGCCACAACAGGACGAACCAGACCTTATTTAGATGAGAGGAACGAGGGATGCGTTTCTGGATGAATGAACTCCCATCGGCACGAAGTTTGGCTTCAGCATTGCTGGTTTCAGCAATCACAATGACCTCAATCAGTGCTCAGGAAACTCCTGCACCCGCAGAAGCCCCGAAGGCGGAAGCTCCCAAAGCCGAAGCACCACAGGTTGAGGCTCCCAAGGTCGAAGAAGCCAAGGCTGATACCCCTAAGGTCGACGTTAAGCCCGAACAGGCCAAGCCAGCTGAAACCAAGCCAGCTGATGCTAAGCCAGCTGATGCTAAGCCAGCTGATGCTAAGCCAGCTGATGCTAAGCCAGCTGATGCTAAGCCAGCCGATGCTAAGCCAGCCGATGCTAAGCCAGCTGATGCTAAGCCAGCCGATGCTCCTGCAGTACCCAAGACCGTAGAATTGGTCGAACACCTCGATAACCCGACCGGCGTCGCCATTCATGGCGGAAATGGCCATGTCTTCATCGTCTCCAAGCAGGGTGTCTTTCGACTGGTTCAAGGGAAACCTCACAAGATCTTCCTCGAAGTCGAAGGCTTCCCGACAGATGTCTACGGCAAAGGCCCCAAATACGATATCGGTCCACTGGGTGTCGCTTTGCTGGGGACTGACAAGCTGATCGTCGCAGATGGCAGCCGTCCTGATGGTGAAGAGCTTGTTCGTATCTACAAGATCGAAGACAAGACTCCCGGCCCTCCCCGCAAGGAAACCGATGCGGAATTCACCGTTGGCCCCATCGCCCCTGGAGATGCCAGTCCCAAAGGTGAAGGCAATTTTTACGGTGTTGCGGTGATTGGAAACAGCTTTTACGTCACCGCCAATGGCAACGATGCCAAAGGCTGGGTCGCTCGTTCTGTCATCACCGATGGCAAACCTGGCAACCTCGAGCCATGGCTCGCCACCAAAGAAGCCGTCAACGTGGATGCTCCCATTGCAGCCACTGTCACACCTGATGGAAAAGAACTCGTCATCAGTCAAGGTGGCGAAGTCAACGTCGCCGGCGATTCACTGGTGACGTTCTACAGTCCGGAAGACGGCAAACTGCTCAAGAATTATAAGACAGGTTTGCACGACATTACCGGTTTGGCTTACGCACCCAATGGCAAGCTCTATGCTGTCGATTTTGCCTGGCCGGATCCGACACAGGGCGGGCTCTTTGAACTCGTGATTGAAGGCGAAGAGATCAAACCCAAAAAGGTGCTTTCACTTGATCGACCCACAGCTCTGGCATTCGATAAAGATGGCAACGCCTATGTGACTGTCTTCGGTCTCGGTAAAGAGACTGGCGATAAGCCCAAAGGTGGCCTGCTCAAGATCCCAGCGGGTTTCTAATTCTGACAACGAATTGATGGCAGCCAGTGGACTCCGCAAAGCATCGTAACTGGCCGGAAAATCACACGATTAACCCTGGAAACTCTCAGATTTCCAGGGTTAATTTGTTTACAAATTGCCCCCATGATCAAATCCTGGCGGGCCACACTCATAGGGAAAACCTATTGCAAGCATTGTCTCCGCAGGGTTTGTCTGCCATCACCGGCAGGCTATACTTAACTCAGTCGGCCCGGCAACTTCCGGTGTCTGATTCGCCAAATGATCAACCATTCAGCCGATTTGAGTCTGCTCTCAATTGGTTTTGAATGATTCCGTGTTCTTACAAGGTGGAATTGATAATGACTGCTCGCGTTGGTAAGCCTGCTCCAGACTTCTCGGTTCAAGCCTATGACCGTACCAAAGACAATACCGATGCCCAGTTCACCAAGGTGAGCCTGGCTGATCTTCGCGGGAAATGGGTTTGCCTCTACTTCTATCCACTCGATTTCACATTCGTCTGCCCGACCGAAATTGTCGCTTTCGACAAGGCAGTGGGCGACTTCACTGATCGCGATTGCGTGCTCCTCACAGCCAGCACAGACAGTGTGTTCTCTCACAAAGGCTGGTGCGATAGCCATAAAGACCTGGCGAGCCTTAAGCATCTGATGCTCGCCGATACGGCTCACACTCTTTCAACGGCTTATGGCGTCCTTGACGAAGAGCAGGGCATTGCCTATCGCGGCATTTTCCTGATTGACCCCACCGGTACCGTCCGCTGGCTCGCCGTTCACGATCTCTCTGTGGGCCGCAGTGTGGAAGAAGTTCTGCGAGTCCTCGATGCGCTCCAGACAGACAAGCTCTGCCCCTGCAACTGGAAAAAAGGTGAGTCAACACTCAACTAGCTTCCCGACTGCTGGTGCTGAATGATAAGTATATTCACACAGCAACAAGATTTTTGCATCGCGTAGTTTCAGCCCTGGAACGTTCGGCCTTCGAGCGTTTCCAGTGGCTGTTTTCTTTACTCGACATCGCTCCAACCATCTCATATCAAGCATTTTTCAAAGCGTTATTTGAACAGGAGTTGCAATGCATCCTTACTGGCCTGCGCGGACACCGGCAGAAATTGATGAGAAAGCCCAGCAGACGTTATCCCGTCTGGCCGAAGTTTTCGGGACAGATTCCATCCCGGAGTTCTTTCATCACATGGCCATCGTGCCGTCGTTCGTCAACGACTATTACATGAACTTCAAGAAGTTCTGCTATACCCAGGGCAAACTCAGCCTGAAAGATAAAGCCTTGATTGGACTGGCTGTCAGCCATACAGCCGGCGTGAAGTCCATGACGGAATTCTTTGCTCATCGCCTGCGAAATCTGGTCGAAGGAAGTGAATCGGCCCAATCTCAGTTCGTCGCAGATGCTCTCGCCGTTCAGGCTACCTGTGCGATGTACAACGTCTTCTTCAAATTTCGTGATTTGAGTGGCAGTGATCTTTTCAGTGGCATGCCCGTGGGACTCAGAGCCCATACGTTTGCCGGTACCAGCCTGACAGATACTGAAGTCGAGTTGATCAACATTACCGTCAGTGATGTCAACGGCTGTAAACCTTGCACGGAAGGACATGTGGCCAAAGCCCGTCAACTGGGTCTGGCTGATGAGGCCATTCTCGAAGCGATTCAATGTGCTGCCACCGTTTATGCTGGCTGCCAGTTTACGAAAGCACTTTGATCGCTATTATCGATGTCACTCGAAAACAGCCAGATTGTGCCCTTAAGGAACAAAGGAAAACTCGCCTCGATTGCGGTCAGAAATCTGCTTCAACACGGCCTCTGCAGCAGGTTCGCCGAGAGCAATGGTGTGGATTTGAATCCGATCCTGCTGCAGTTTGAACAAGTCCTGTTGAATGACAGGATGGAAAGAACCGTCACTGAGCAGATAGATCATTTCGGGTTGCATCTTCAAAGCCACTCCAAGAGCTTCACGTGGATCGGTACCGCCGGACATCGTCATGGATGACGCGACCCACTTCAGCACTTTCACTTTGTTTTCCTGAGAGGCCACCACCATGGCCTCTCCCGGCATGGCAAAGGCTCGATCACTGAAGAAGACAATGGAAAACTTGGTCTCTTCAGGCAGTGTTTCGACAGCCTGCACCAGTTCCAACTGCACACGCTGAAATCGAGTGGCAGGGACCCCCGTGCGATAATACGTTGGCGGGTGAGGGGCATTCATGCTCAATGAGCAATCGACCACATAAACGATCTTTCGAGCAGTTGTGCTCCGGGTAAAGATCCCCTGCCCGGCTGCACCGCGGCCTGAGCCTTTCCCGACACCCTTTCCATTTCCACTTCCCCCTGTCCGATTTTTGCCACTGGCTTTGGTATTCCTCGCAGGTTTTGCCACGGCACCAGGCACAGCGGGTTGCAATTCCAGCAGCATCGCAGGGTTGGTTTCAAGGAAGAGTTCATCGACCATACTTAAGCGATCCTCGGCCAAGAGAACTTCCGCAGATCCTCCCTGATCCATGCGGGTCTGGTCTTTAGTCAGAGGATCAAGTTCATCCTCTTCCAGCACAGAAACGACTACAGACAGCGGCTCCTGGCGTGATTCCTGATCAGCCCAGGAGGTGGTCAGCAGTGGATGATCGGGCAGCTCTTTCGCCTGAAAGACAATGAGGCTGAGCAGCACTAGCAGAGCCGCATGCAAAGACGCCGAAACGATCATTCCTCGAAAGGAAGTGGACGACATGAGGCGTTTAACCATGGCAGTTTCCCGGCAACTTGCTTGCCAGATCGAATGGGGCCGACTCTTACATCCTGCTCTGTCGCGCCCGGGTTTTCCATAAGATTCTGCTTTCGCCAGCTCCCGGGTTGCTCAAGCTACTCTTCCTTAAATCGCCATTTCGCTGATAATCTCTGGATGCGGTCATTTCTGCCAGAGGATCTCAAGGAATTTCCGCACCCCGCTACATTGTAGCAACACGTTTCCACAGAACAGTTTAGGTCTATTCCATCTCAGACAGGATGTCGGCAGAACATGGGAATGACATCTCCTGAATTCCGTATTTTCAGCGCCTGCCTTTGCCAGAATTGGGGTTGGTATGGCTGTTTTCTCACAATCGTCATCTTCATGGCTGGCTGTGACTCTTCAGCAAGCACCGAGACATCCGATCTGGAACTGGATTTTGGTGATTCTTCAGAAGTCGCTAAAGACATGGGAATGTCTACTGGCAGCCAGACGAGTGCTACAGACTTATCGAATGGAATTGCGCAAGCACCCGCAGCACCGGCACTGGCCTCCGAAAAGCTCGACTTACGTGTCAAAGTCGGTGATCGCTTTCCACTGTTAAAAACTGTCGATCAACGCGTTTCACAGGGAACACCTTCGCAGGTGGTGGGGACGAGCCGACTGGAACTTCAACTCGTCCTGCAAGTGGATGAGATTCAGGCTGATCGAACGCGTTTCTCAGTGCAGTATCACCGCGTTCAATTTCAGCAGAATCTCGGTGGCAAGTCGATCAGTTACAACTCCGCTGAGAACGCAGCGGCGATCCCCCAGGAAGCGGTGGCTTATGCCGGTCTCCCTGGCAATGGATTTGGCTTCTGGCTGGGGCCTGACCGCCGGGTAGCGGAAGTTCTGGGCTTCGAAGAATTTGTACAACGCTGTGTGGCACATGTTCCTGCGGAACGCAAGGCGCATGTGATTGGTCAACTGGCGGTGCTGCCTCACGATGAAGGTGTTGCCAACTTTATTGATAACTCAATTGGACTCCTGCCCGCTCGCGGAGCCCAGGAAGTGACTGTCGGTTCCACCTGGGTGTTACCACCCAAACGAACCGACGGCCCGATTCCGCTGACATTGGAAACTCGCTGCCTGGTCAAAGACCTGGGCCCTCGCGAAGTCGTGATCGATGTTGTCGGCGCCTATGCCCCATCATCGGCTCAATATGGCCCTCAAGGGATCAAGGTTTCTGTGCGAGGTGGACGACAGGCGGGCGATTGCCGGGTCGATCGTGCGACGGGCCTGCCCACAAGTTCCCGGCTGACAAGTGTGCTGGATATGCTCGTCCAGACTGCCGATGGCCGGGAAATGCAGCAGGTCAAGGAAACCATCACCAGCATTCAGTCATTCCCGGATCAGTCCTCTCTGCAGGCTCAATCTCAGTTGGCGAATCCAATGTCGAGCAGCCCATCGCTGGGGATGAATACGATCCTGCAGACAGGTCATGCCCAACCGACAACCTCTGCCCCAACCGGGGGTGCCAATGCGGCTCAGCCCCCCGTGTCGAACTCTTCCGGCTGGCCACGCGACCGTTAACTTCTTGATGACCTCAACAAACGAAAACACGTTGCAGCACTTCAAGAGATCATCATGCTCCAAGTGCCGCAACTTGCGTGATGCCTGTTACTCTTCAGTGGAACCCGAAGGTGGCACATTGGGCCTTGGTGGCCTTCCACCTGGCCCACCGGCACCACCGGGTGGACGACCGCCACGCGGGCCGCCCGGCCCACGGCCTCCGCCACTTGCCATCTCGGACTTGGCGATCCCATGAACCTGATGATCGTCTTCAGGTGTCCGGCCCAGAACCATGTCAAATTTCGCAGCGAGTTCACCAATCGGCGAATTGGGGATCTTCTGGAAATCTGCCAGCAACAGGTTTCGCTCCGCTTCAGACTTCACCCCACGAAAGACACCATCCCGCTCATTCTGCGGGTGTCCCTTTATCAGGAGTTGAGTCGTGAGCACCCTCTTCCCGCCCAGGCTGACTCCAAAGTGAATGTGCGGAGTTCGCCCCGGGTAAGGGACTGGCTTCACCGTGCGGAAGTAATAGCTCCCGTCACTCGCTGTCAGAAAGCGACCATAACCCTGAAAATTCTTGTCGAAACTGGCATGCCGGCTGTCTGCGGTATGCAGATAAGCCCCGTTCCCATCGACCTGCCAGATCTCAATGAACGCATTACGGATGGGCTCACCCGTAGAACTCAGCAATTTCCCCGAAAGATGAGTAATCTCGCCCACAGCAGGAGTGATCTGGTTATTCACCACGAGCAGATCGTTATCGGTATCCAGCGGTAAATGATCCGGGTAAAAGGGCCCCTCCGTTAGTGCCGGTGTTCGCATTAACTCTTCTGCAAAGACACCCGAAACGTTGATTGCCGCAGCAAAGCCAGCGGCCCTTAAGAACGACCGACGACTCACAAGATAGCTCATGCTATTTTCTCCATGGCCAGACAACGACGTAAGGAAAGCTCGTGTTCAACACACTCATTGAACACTCATCTCACCAGAAGTCGCCAAAATTCAGGACGAATTCAGACAAAACCTCGGGTTTGCCGTTACTCAGTCGCCCAGGGACTGGCTGGCAATTCGATACTGCTGGTCCAGGCGTCAATCTGCTGAAGTTCTTCACGGGTAAAGCTGAGTTTTTTTACACACTCGACATTTTCCAGAATCTGCTGTGGCGAGCTGGCGCCAATCAGTGCCGTCGTGACACGTGAGTCACGCAGGACCCACGACAGTGCCATTTGTGCCAATGTCTGGCCACGTTGCCTCGCCAGTTCCGCGAGCTTGCGAACGACTTCAATCACTTCCGGCCGCAGATCTCCTTCACGCAAGAGGGAACCCGTCACCGTTGCGCGCGACCCTGCAGGAATGCCATTCAGATATTTATCCGTCAGCAACCCCTGATAAAGCGGGCAAAAGGCAATCACACCCATGCCGTGTAATCCCGTGACATTCAGTAACCGCTTTTCAATCCAGCGGTTGAGCAGGGAATAATTGGGTTGATGAATGATCAGCGGTTGAAAGCCTTTAGCAGCACATGTCTGAATAGCGGCAATCGACTGATCCGAAGTGTAACTGCTGATTCCGGTATAAAGAGCTTTCCCTTGTTTTACAGCCGTTTCCAGGGCGCCCATCGTTTCTTCGAGGGGAGTCTCGCTGTCAAATCGATGGCTGTAGAAGATATCGACATAATCCATGCCCAGCCGCTTTAACGATTGATCCAGACTCGCCAGCAGATATTTGCGGGAACCATATTCGCCATAGGGCCCAGGCCACATCAGGTAGCCCGCTTTCGAAGAGACAATGATCTCATCGCGCGGAAGCTCGCGCAGTAACTGTCCTACATTTTCTTCGGCTGAACCCGGCGGCGGGCCGTAATTGTTGGCCAGATCGAAGTGCGTGATCCCCGCATCGAAGGCGGTTTGAATCATCGCCCGCTGATTGGCCGTGGGCGCACTCCCGCCAAAGTTGTGCCAGCAACCCAGAGTAATCGCCGGGAGTTTGAGGCCCCACTTTCCACATTTGCGATAAGGCATCCGGCCATCATATCGATTATCGTCTGACATGCTTCTCACCTGTTGTCTATGGCTCTGGTCATCATTCGTGCTGGCTGATAAGTCAAACTCGTCATGCCGTGGGAATCAAGGCACTTGCGGAAGACGATCGGTATCGCTGCGATAACCCAGCGTGGCCCGCTCAATTCGAGACCTCGTCCCGGCATCTTTCTGCATCCGCTCTGCCGCCAGTTCCAGCCCCTGTTCCATCACCTGGCGATCACCGAACCTGGCATCACCCCACGTTAACAACATGACAACCAGACTCTTGGGCTGATCGACTGTTTTAGAAAGCGCAAAGAGATCCTGGGCGACTTGTTCAGCCGTCGTGACGCGAAACTCCACAGTCGGCAAGCCCCGGCCCGTATCGACACGCACAATTCCATTGGCTGCCAGATGAAGCTGCCATAAGTCGATCCGTTTTCGCATTTCATCATGTGTCTGAAAATGCCGCACCAGTCGAGTCCGCAGCAGTTGGAGATCACCCCCGGGTCCCGCTGCATCACTGACGGACGGTTGCTCATTCTGCGGACGACCCAAGAGTTTCAATAGTTCTTGAGGGTCTTTTTGAAAGACGCTCTCGATAAGGCTCATCATTCGATCCATTTCCTGCCGCGAAAGCGTGGCTTCGGTCGAGCGTCTCCAGAGTTCCTGCTCCAGCGATTGTCTCTCAGCAGCCATTGTGGAACGAAGTTCCTCTTCTTGCACACGCATCTCGAGATACTGTGCGAACATCACAATCAGCAGCAGATCCAAGAGTGATGTGAGTTGAAACACCAGGCGATGCGGCTTCATGGTGCCAACCTCGTCGTTTCAACGGGCCTTGTCTGGTGATCCCCGCCATTCCCTGCGGGAACAATGGCCAGTTCTCGGCGAGCCATCGCGACGGTTTCACGAGCAAAGCTTCGATTCTCTGCCAACCGGCGAAATTTCGTTTCAAAC from Planctopirus ephydatiae encodes:
- a CDS encoding aldo/keto reductase; amino-acid sequence: MSDDNRYDGRMPYRKCGKWGLKLPAITLGCWHNFGGSAPTANQRAMIQTAFDAGITHFDLANNYGPPPGSAEENVGQLLRELPRDEIIVSSKAGYLMWPGPYGEYGSRKYLLASLDQSLKRLGMDYVDIFYSHRFDSETPLEETMGALETAVKQGKALYTGISSYTSDQSIAAIQTCAAKGFQPLIIHQPNYSLLNRWIEKRLLNVTGLHGMGVIAFCPLYQGLLTDKYLNGIPAGSRATVTGSLLREGDLRPEVIEVVRKLAELARQRGQTLAQMALSWVLRDSRVTTALIGASSPQQILENVECVKKLSFTREELQQIDAWTSSIELPASPWATE
- a CDS encoding chemotaxis protein CheX, producing MDVRFVNPIIRAATSLFTQMLRSPLDLGKPGLAPRRPYSGVTGVIDIRGGIVGTIALNLSNHLAIAAASTMREEKIREVNTEVIDAIGEMVNIIAGQAKSELAAHQLSLGLPTVLKDRLHIVRFSGTPVVRVPLYSKWGPLTIDFSMIAQPNRGQKVPARMAVPVIR
- a CDS encoding peroxiredoxin: MTARVGKPAPDFSVQAYDRTKDNTDAQFTKVSLADLRGKWVCLYFYPLDFTFVCPTEIVAFDKAVGDFTDRDCVLLTASTDSVFSHKGWCDSHKDLASLKHLMLADTAHTLSTAYGVLDEEQGIAYRGIFLIDPTGTVRWLAVHDLSVGRSVEEVLRVLDALQTDKLCPCNWKKGESTLN
- a CDS encoding vWA domain-containing protein — translated: MVKRLMSSTSFRGMIVSASLHAALLVLLSLIVFQAKELPDHPLLTTSWADQESRQEPLSVVVSVLEEDELDPLTKDQTRMDQGGSAEVLLAEDRLSMVDELFLETNPAMLLELQPAVPGAVAKPARNTKASGKNRTGGSGNGKGVGKGSGRGAAGQGIFTRSTTARKIVYVVDCSLSMNAPHPPTYYRTGVPATRFQRVQLELVQAVETLPEETKFSIVFFSDRAFAMPGEAMVVASQENKVKVLKWVASSMTMSGGTDPREALGVALKMQPEMIYLLSDGSFHPVIQQDLFKLQQDRIQIHTIALGEPAAEAVLKQISDRNRGEFSFVP
- a CDS encoding cytochrome-c peroxidase, coding for MQQRSLGVLTLILAYGFSIDGTSTRLAVANNGPWPLPQVTSPADNPSTPEKIELGRQLFFDPRLSKTQEVSCASCHNPEKGYSDGEPNSQGIGGQRGNRNSPSIINSAYHKFQFWDGRSKTLEEQALGPMQNPIEMGMTLEELVKRLNEVPGYRAQFQKVFGSDVTAENMAKAIAAFERTIVSNNSPYDRFVAGETTNWNPTLELGRALFFGKANCSACHSGANLTDNAFHNIGIGSQDAGRAAISKLEADQGAFKTPTVREVARTAPYMHDGSLKTLEEVVEHYNKGGTPNDYLDEEIFPLKLTDAEKAALVIFMREGLSSPDLPIVTKPELPQ
- a CDS encoding carboxymuconolactone decarboxylase family protein encodes the protein MHPYWPARTPAEIDEKAQQTLSRLAEVFGTDSIPEFFHHMAIVPSFVNDYYMNFKKFCYTQGKLSLKDKALIGLAVSHTAGVKSMTEFFAHRLRNLVEGSESAQSQFVADALAVQATCAMYNVFFKFRDLSGSDLFSGMPVGLRAHTFAGTSLTDTEVELINITVSDVNGCKPCTEGHVAKARQLGLADEAILEAIQCAATVYAGCQFTKAL
- a CDS encoding dioxygenase family protein, with the protein product MSYLVSRRSFLRAAGFAAAINVSGVFAEELMRTPALTEGPFYPDHLPLDTDNDLLVVNNQITPAVGEITHLSGKLLSSTGEPIRNAFIEIWQVDGNGAYLHTADSRHASFDKNFQGYGRFLTASDGSYYFRTVKPVPYPGRTPHIHFGVSLGGKRVLTTQLLIKGHPQNERDGVFRGVKSEAERNLLLADFQKIPNSPIGELAAKFDMVLGRTPEDDHQVHGIAKSEMASGGGRGPGGPRGGRPPGGAGGPGGRPPRPNVPPSGSTEE
- a CDS encoding DUF6263 family protein, whose amino-acid sequence is MGMTSPEFRIFSACLCQNWGWYGCFLTIVIFMAGCDSSASTETSDLELDFGDSSEVAKDMGMSTGSQTSATDLSNGIAQAPAAPALASEKLDLRVKVGDRFPLLKTVDQRVSQGTPSQVVGTSRLELQLVLQVDEIQADRTRFSVQYHRVQFQQNLGGKSISYNSAENAAAIPQEAVAYAGLPGNGFGFWLGPDRRVAEVLGFEEFVQRCVAHVPAERKAHVIGQLAVLPHDEGVANFIDNSIGLLPARGAQEVTVGSTWVLPPKRTDGPIPLTLETRCLVKDLGPREVVIDVVGAYAPSSAQYGPQGIKVSVRGGRQAGDCRVDRATGLPTSSRLTSVLDMLVQTADGREMQQVKETITSIQSFPDQSSLQAQSQLANPMSSSPSLGMNTILQTGHAQPTTSAPTGGANAAQPPVSNSSGWPRDR